A genome region from Sander vitreus isolate 19-12246 chromosome 21, sanVit1, whole genome shotgun sequence includes the following:
- the LOC144536477 gene encoding cilia- and flagella-associated protein 337 isoform X3: protein MSKGRSGRNRGGNEERGMKLEEFREVLRSVVGPDVEDTWVERFFSEVDISCSGQVKWKQLCSYLLLEYTERERASIPRAAPLDSQPQIRHCSHNKREPTVRVVAVSHPPPLRYISVSKGGQITVWNSSLHILKTLGLAGDPTEQVANTRRFRGWTTDAVYMGNVHKVAIATDCRDLHFVNVAMGSVFEDVHLFGFRSVPSALCYWHDVQCPERPSLLLLGDEKGGVHLMWFLNPSKGLFKNPSKAENGPQRIFFPDLGEHSNMVSYRHIPNIHQEPINRVMFEPSANVIMTSSESDTSSVVFINVTLKQEPYVWSFKQGAKCFDYNASLQLMVTGGCDRAVRLWTRFVTTRPIATLLGHCTTVLDVAIYQPVGQIFSYSRDAELRVWDISSHHCLKTICLQFPCQQPGRIPEHGNFPFLLLSPPLPEHTQSHLVVGCKDYLALLNLAETRRGGGGWLTDEGKETGPNIQSGPALSCALYNSALRQVATGHADSSVSLWDVESGKRHLQILNAHGEDELTCMTLDSSHRRLITGARNGTIKVWNLLNGLNLHKLEPITNSEVTGLTCLHNNQLLAVGWSQRVAQYDIAAAKVKIKDLYVRADLSWKSSGVHKSDILAVCQCSALGVVATASHDGEVVIWRLETQGPVLHLQRPTQRGVVPPVDSLLFLQHRAVNRKLRNRGVLVSSQAGFLCFWSITGQTHTYGQFYALEQPGERVLSLSSDQPKNTILVSGDTTGWLQIWDICHYALDVQHEPDCERPPLLQYWKAHERALVSVEVLEIADRLFVLTASADGSARLWTKDGDHVGSFGQEVMWNITEPATYQRKTQKKLTEDTGEITESDETGLSKAKSQVPSPTNRGQTSEEECCSEGNHLLQTGVLSFIRQPSRE, encoded by the exons ATGTCGAAAGGAAGGAGTGGAAGGAACAGAGGAGGAAATGAAGAGCGTGGAATGAAGTTGGAAGAGTTTCGGGAAGTTCTTAGGTCTGTGGTTGGTCCAGATGTTGAGGACACATGGGTTGAAAGGTTCTTCAGTGAG GTAGATATCAGCTGTTCCGGGCAGGTGAAGTGGAAGCAGCTGTGTTCCTACCTGCTTCTGGAGTACACTGAGAGAGAGCGCGCCTCCATTCCCAGAGCTGCTCCTCTGGACTCCCAGCCACAGATCAGACACTGCTCTCATAACAAG CGGGAGCCAACAGTGCGTGTGGTTGCTGTCTCccaccctcctccgctccgttATATTAGTGTCAGTAAGGGAGGTCAGATCACTGTCTGGAACAGCAGCCTACACATCCTTAAAACTCTAGGG CTTGCTGGAGACCCAACAGAGCAAGTTGCCAACACGAGGAGATTTAGAGGTTGGACCACTGATGCTGTCTACATGGGCAATGTCCACAAGGTTGCCATAGCAACTGACTGCAGGGACTTGCACTTTGTGAATGTCGCCATGGGCAGCGTATTTGAGGATGTCCACCTGTTTG GGTTCCGTAGTGTCCCGAGTGCACTTTGTTACTGGCATGATGTTCAG TGTCCAGAGCGACCTTCTCTGCTGCTACTGGGGGATGAAAAAGGAGGAGTCCACCTCATGTGGTTCCTGAATCCATCTAAAGGACTTTTCAAGAATCCATCCAAGGCAGAGAATGGCCCACAGAGGATCTTTTTCCCA GACCTCGGTGAACACAGCAACATGGTGTCCTACCGTCACATCCCTAACATCCACCAGGAACCAATCAACAGAGTGATGTTTGAGCCCAGCGCCAATGTCATCATGACATCATCAGAAAGTGACACAAGCTCTGTGGTTTTTATTAATGTGACACTAAAGCAGGAGCCTTATGTGTGGTCATTTAAGCAG GGGGCTAAATGTTTTGACTACAATGCCTCTCTGCAGTTGATGGTCACAGGAGGTTGTGACCGAGCAGTCAGACTGTGGACTCGATTTGTGACCACACGTCCCATAGCTACGCTGCTGGGTCACTGCACCACTGTGTTGGATGTTGCAATCTACCAACCTGTTGGGCAGATCTTCAGCTACTCCAGAGATGCT GAGCTGAGGGTTTGGGACATTTCCAGCCATCACTGTCTGAAAACCATCTGCCTGCAGTTCCCATGCCAGCAGCCAGGTCGAATCCCAGAACACGGCAACTTCCCCTTCCTGTTGCTGAGCCCTCCTCTTCCTGAGCACACCCAGTCTCATTTAGTGGTGGGATGCAAAGATTACCTGGCACTGCTCAACCTGGCTGAAacgagaagaggaggaggcggaTGGTTGACAGATGAAGGAAAGGAAACTGGACCAAACATTCAAAGTGGTCCTGCCCTCTCCTGTGCTCTGTATAACTCCGCTCTGAGACAGGTGGCGACGGGACATGCCGActcatctgtgtctctgtgggaCGTGGAGTCGGGGAAGAGGCACCTTCAGATCTTAAACGCTCATGGAGAAGATGAGCTCACCTGCATGACACTAGACTCCTCCCACAGAAGACTGATCACTGGGGCTCGGAATGGCACTATTAAG GTGTGGAACTTACTAAACGGCCTTAACTTGCACAAACTGGAGCCCATCACCAACTCTGAGGTCACCGGGTTGACCTGTCTCCATAacaaccagctgctggctgtgggGTGGAGCCAGCGGGTCGCTCAGTACGACATCGCAGCTGCCAAGGTAAAGATAAAG GATTTGTATGTAAGAGCAGACCTGTCGTGGAAGTCCAGCGGCGTTCACAAGTCAGACATCTTGGCTGTGTGTCAGTGCTCTGCTCTGGGGGTCGTTGCCACGGCGAGCCATGATGGAGAGGTTGTTATCTGGAGGCTGGAGACGCAAGGACCAGTGCTTCACCTACAGAGACCGACACAGAGAGG AGTGGTGCCCCCTGTGGACAGCCTCTTGTTCCTGCAACATCGGGCTGTCAACAGAAAGTTGAGAAACAGAGGTGTCCTGGTCTCATCTCAGGCTGGCTTTCTCTGCTTTTGGAGCATCACTGGACAGACGCACACGTATG GCCAGTTCTATGCTCTGGAGCAGCCAGGTGAGCGTGTGCTGAGCCTGAGCTCAGATCAGCCTAAAAACACCATCCTGGTCTCTGGAGACACAACGGGCTGGCTTCAGATCTGGGACATCTGTCACTATGCACTGGACGTCCAGCACGAG CCAGATTGTGAGCGGCCTCCTCTGCTGCAGTATTGGAAGGCTCATGAGAGAGCGTTAGTAAGTGTGGAAGTCCTGGAGATTGCAGACAGATTGTTTGTCCTCACAGCCTCAGCCGACGGCTCTGCTAGACTGTGGACAAAGGACGGAGATCATGTGGGTTCTTTCGGGCAGGAAGTGATGTGGAATATCACTGAGCCAGCTACTTACCAGAG GAAGACGCAAAAGAAACTGACAGAAGACACGGGGGAGATAACTGAAAGTGACGAAACAGGGCTCAGCAAGGCCAAAAGTCAAGTACCTAGCCCCACCAACAGGGGTCAAACTTCAGAGGAAGAATGCTGTTCTGAAGGCAATCATTTATTGCAAACAGGTGTTTTGAG CTTCATCCGCCAGCCCAGCAGAGAATGA
- the LOC144536477 gene encoding cilia- and flagella-associated protein 337 isoform X4, with protein MSKGRSGRNRGGNEERGMKLEEFREVLRSVVGPDVEDTWVERFFSEVDISCSGQVKWKQLCSYLLLEYTERERASIPRAAPLDSQPQIRHCSHNKREPTVRVVAVSHPPPLRYISVSKGGQITVWNSSLHILKTLGLAGDPTEQVANTRRFRGWTTDAVYMGNVHKVAIATDCRDLHFVNVAMGSVFEDVHLFGFRSVPSALCYWHDVQCPERPSLLLLGDEKGGVHLMWFLNPSKGLFKNPSKAENGPQRIFFPDLGEHSNMVSYRHIPNIHQEPINRVMFEPSANVIMTSSESDTSSVVFINVTLKQEPYVWSFKQGAKCFDYNASLQLMVTGGCDRAVRLWTRFVTTRPIATLLGHCTTVLDVAIYQPVGQIFSYSRDAELRVWDISSHHCLKTICLQFPCQQPGRIPEHGNFPFLLLSPPLPEHTQSHLVVGCKDYLALLNLAETRRGGGGWLTDEGKETGPNIQSGPALSCALYNSALRQVATGHADSSVSLWDVESGKRHLQILNAHGEDELTCMTLDSSHRRLITGARNGTIKVWNLLNGLNLHKLEPITNSEVTGLTCLHNNQLLAVGWSQRVAQYDIAAAKVKIKDLYVRADLSWKSSGVHKSDILAVCQCSALGVVATASHDGEVVIWRLETQGPVLHLQRPTQRGVVPPVDSLLFLQHRAVNRKLRNRGVLVSSQAGFLCFWSITGQTHTYGQFYALEQPGERVLSLSSDQPKNTILVSGDTTGWLQIWDICHYALDVQHEPDCERPPLLQYWKAHERALVSVEVLEIADRLFVLTASADGSARLWTKDGDHVGSFGQEVMWNITEPATYQSFIRQPSRE; from the exons ATGTCGAAAGGAAGGAGTGGAAGGAACAGAGGAGGAAATGAAGAGCGTGGAATGAAGTTGGAAGAGTTTCGGGAAGTTCTTAGGTCTGTGGTTGGTCCAGATGTTGAGGACACATGGGTTGAAAGGTTCTTCAGTGAG GTAGATATCAGCTGTTCCGGGCAGGTGAAGTGGAAGCAGCTGTGTTCCTACCTGCTTCTGGAGTACACTGAGAGAGAGCGCGCCTCCATTCCCAGAGCTGCTCCTCTGGACTCCCAGCCACAGATCAGACACTGCTCTCATAACAAG CGGGAGCCAACAGTGCGTGTGGTTGCTGTCTCccaccctcctccgctccgttATATTAGTGTCAGTAAGGGAGGTCAGATCACTGTCTGGAACAGCAGCCTACACATCCTTAAAACTCTAGGG CTTGCTGGAGACCCAACAGAGCAAGTTGCCAACACGAGGAGATTTAGAGGTTGGACCACTGATGCTGTCTACATGGGCAATGTCCACAAGGTTGCCATAGCAACTGACTGCAGGGACTTGCACTTTGTGAATGTCGCCATGGGCAGCGTATTTGAGGATGTCCACCTGTTTG GGTTCCGTAGTGTCCCGAGTGCACTTTGTTACTGGCATGATGTTCAG TGTCCAGAGCGACCTTCTCTGCTGCTACTGGGGGATGAAAAAGGAGGAGTCCACCTCATGTGGTTCCTGAATCCATCTAAAGGACTTTTCAAGAATCCATCCAAGGCAGAGAATGGCCCACAGAGGATCTTTTTCCCA GACCTCGGTGAACACAGCAACATGGTGTCCTACCGTCACATCCCTAACATCCACCAGGAACCAATCAACAGAGTGATGTTTGAGCCCAGCGCCAATGTCATCATGACATCATCAGAAAGTGACACAAGCTCTGTGGTTTTTATTAATGTGACACTAAAGCAGGAGCCTTATGTGTGGTCATTTAAGCAG GGGGCTAAATGTTTTGACTACAATGCCTCTCTGCAGTTGATGGTCACAGGAGGTTGTGACCGAGCAGTCAGACTGTGGACTCGATTTGTGACCACACGTCCCATAGCTACGCTGCTGGGTCACTGCACCACTGTGTTGGATGTTGCAATCTACCAACCTGTTGGGCAGATCTTCAGCTACTCCAGAGATGCT GAGCTGAGGGTTTGGGACATTTCCAGCCATCACTGTCTGAAAACCATCTGCCTGCAGTTCCCATGCCAGCAGCCAGGTCGAATCCCAGAACACGGCAACTTCCCCTTCCTGTTGCTGAGCCCTCCTCTTCCTGAGCACACCCAGTCTCATTTAGTGGTGGGATGCAAAGATTACCTGGCACTGCTCAACCTGGCTGAAacgagaagaggaggaggcggaTGGTTGACAGATGAAGGAAAGGAAACTGGACCAAACATTCAAAGTGGTCCTGCCCTCTCCTGTGCTCTGTATAACTCCGCTCTGAGACAGGTGGCGACGGGACATGCCGActcatctgtgtctctgtgggaCGTGGAGTCGGGGAAGAGGCACCTTCAGATCTTAAACGCTCATGGAGAAGATGAGCTCACCTGCATGACACTAGACTCCTCCCACAGAAGACTGATCACTGGGGCTCGGAATGGCACTATTAAG GTGTGGAACTTACTAAACGGCCTTAACTTGCACAAACTGGAGCCCATCACCAACTCTGAGGTCACCGGGTTGACCTGTCTCCATAacaaccagctgctggctgtgggGTGGAGCCAGCGGGTCGCTCAGTACGACATCGCAGCTGCCAAGGTAAAGATAAAG GATTTGTATGTAAGAGCAGACCTGTCGTGGAAGTCCAGCGGCGTTCACAAGTCAGACATCTTGGCTGTGTGTCAGTGCTCTGCTCTGGGGGTCGTTGCCACGGCGAGCCATGATGGAGAGGTTGTTATCTGGAGGCTGGAGACGCAAGGACCAGTGCTTCACCTACAGAGACCGACACAGAGAGG AGTGGTGCCCCCTGTGGACAGCCTCTTGTTCCTGCAACATCGGGCTGTCAACAGAAAGTTGAGAAACAGAGGTGTCCTGGTCTCATCTCAGGCTGGCTTTCTCTGCTTTTGGAGCATCACTGGACAGACGCACACGTATG GCCAGTTCTATGCTCTGGAGCAGCCAGGTGAGCGTGTGCTGAGCCTGAGCTCAGATCAGCCTAAAAACACCATCCTGGTCTCTGGAGACACAACGGGCTGGCTTCAGATCTGGGACATCTGTCACTATGCACTGGACGTCCAGCACGAG CCAGATTGTGAGCGGCCTCCTCTGCTGCAGTATTGGAAGGCTCATGAGAGAGCGTTAGTAAGTGTGGAAGTCCTGGAGATTGCAGACAGATTGTTTGTCCTCACAGCCTCAGCCGACGGCTCTGCTAGACTGTGGACAAAGGACGGAGATCATGTGGGTTCTTTCGGGCAGGAAGTGATGTGGAATATCACTGAGCCAGCTACTTACCAGAG CTTCATCCGCCAGCCCAGCAGAGAATGA
- the LOC144536477 gene encoding cilia- and flagella-associated protein 337 isoform X1, with protein sequence MSKGRSGRNRGGNEERGMKLEEFREVLRSVVGPDVEDTWVERFFSEVDISCSGQVKWKQLCSYLLLEYTERERASIPRAAPLDSQPQIRHCSHNKREPTVRVVAVSHPPPLRYISVSKGGQITVWNSSLHILKTLGLAGDPTEQVANTRRFRGWTTDAVYMGNVHKVAIATDCRDLHFVNVAMGSVFEDVHLFGFRSVPSALCYWHDVQCPERPSLLLLGDEKGGVHLMWFLNPSKGLFKNPSKAENGPQRIFFPDLGEHSNMVSYRHIPNIHQEPINRVMFEPSANVIMTSSESDTSSVVFINVTLKQEPYVWSFKQGAKCFDYNASLQLMVTGGCDRAVRLWTRFVTTRPIATLLGHCTTVLDVAIYQPVGQIFSYSRDAELRVWDISSHHCLKTICLQFPCQQPGRIPEHGNFPFLLLSPPLPEHTQSHLVVGCKDYLALLNLAETRRGGGGWLTDEGKETGPNIQSGPALSCALYNSALRQVATGHADSSVSLWDVESGKRHLQILNAHGEDELTCMTLDSSHRRLITGARNGTIKVWNLLNGLNLHKLEPITNSEVTGLTCLHNNQLLAVGWSQRVAQYDIAAAKVKIKDLYVRADLSWKSSGVHKSDILAVCQCSALGVVATASHDGEVVIWRLETQGPVLHLQRPTQRGVVPPVDSLLFLQHRAVNRKLRNRGVLVSSQAGFLCFWSITGQTHTYGQFYALEQPGERVLSLSSDQPKNTILVSGDTTGWLQIWDICHYALDVQHEPDCERPPLLQYWKAHERALVSVEVLEIADRLFVLTASADGSARLWTKDGDHVGSFGQEVMWNITEPATYQRKTQKKLTEDTGEITESDETGLSKAKSQVPSPTNRGQTSEEECCSEGNHLLQTASSASPAENDHEQPQQPMYLCEDF encoded by the exons ATGTCGAAAGGAAGGAGTGGAAGGAACAGAGGAGGAAATGAAGAGCGTGGAATGAAGTTGGAAGAGTTTCGGGAAGTTCTTAGGTCTGTGGTTGGTCCAGATGTTGAGGACACATGGGTTGAAAGGTTCTTCAGTGAG GTAGATATCAGCTGTTCCGGGCAGGTGAAGTGGAAGCAGCTGTGTTCCTACCTGCTTCTGGAGTACACTGAGAGAGAGCGCGCCTCCATTCCCAGAGCTGCTCCTCTGGACTCCCAGCCACAGATCAGACACTGCTCTCATAACAAG CGGGAGCCAACAGTGCGTGTGGTTGCTGTCTCccaccctcctccgctccgttATATTAGTGTCAGTAAGGGAGGTCAGATCACTGTCTGGAACAGCAGCCTACACATCCTTAAAACTCTAGGG CTTGCTGGAGACCCAACAGAGCAAGTTGCCAACACGAGGAGATTTAGAGGTTGGACCACTGATGCTGTCTACATGGGCAATGTCCACAAGGTTGCCATAGCAACTGACTGCAGGGACTTGCACTTTGTGAATGTCGCCATGGGCAGCGTATTTGAGGATGTCCACCTGTTTG GGTTCCGTAGTGTCCCGAGTGCACTTTGTTACTGGCATGATGTTCAG TGTCCAGAGCGACCTTCTCTGCTGCTACTGGGGGATGAAAAAGGAGGAGTCCACCTCATGTGGTTCCTGAATCCATCTAAAGGACTTTTCAAGAATCCATCCAAGGCAGAGAATGGCCCACAGAGGATCTTTTTCCCA GACCTCGGTGAACACAGCAACATGGTGTCCTACCGTCACATCCCTAACATCCACCAGGAACCAATCAACAGAGTGATGTTTGAGCCCAGCGCCAATGTCATCATGACATCATCAGAAAGTGACACAAGCTCTGTGGTTTTTATTAATGTGACACTAAAGCAGGAGCCTTATGTGTGGTCATTTAAGCAG GGGGCTAAATGTTTTGACTACAATGCCTCTCTGCAGTTGATGGTCACAGGAGGTTGTGACCGAGCAGTCAGACTGTGGACTCGATTTGTGACCACACGTCCCATAGCTACGCTGCTGGGTCACTGCACCACTGTGTTGGATGTTGCAATCTACCAACCTGTTGGGCAGATCTTCAGCTACTCCAGAGATGCT GAGCTGAGGGTTTGGGACATTTCCAGCCATCACTGTCTGAAAACCATCTGCCTGCAGTTCCCATGCCAGCAGCCAGGTCGAATCCCAGAACACGGCAACTTCCCCTTCCTGTTGCTGAGCCCTCCTCTTCCTGAGCACACCCAGTCTCATTTAGTGGTGGGATGCAAAGATTACCTGGCACTGCTCAACCTGGCTGAAacgagaagaggaggaggcggaTGGTTGACAGATGAAGGAAAGGAAACTGGACCAAACATTCAAAGTGGTCCTGCCCTCTCCTGTGCTCTGTATAACTCCGCTCTGAGACAGGTGGCGACGGGACATGCCGActcatctgtgtctctgtgggaCGTGGAGTCGGGGAAGAGGCACCTTCAGATCTTAAACGCTCATGGAGAAGATGAGCTCACCTGCATGACACTAGACTCCTCCCACAGAAGACTGATCACTGGGGCTCGGAATGGCACTATTAAG GTGTGGAACTTACTAAACGGCCTTAACTTGCACAAACTGGAGCCCATCACCAACTCTGAGGTCACCGGGTTGACCTGTCTCCATAacaaccagctgctggctgtgggGTGGAGCCAGCGGGTCGCTCAGTACGACATCGCAGCTGCCAAGGTAAAGATAAAG GATTTGTATGTAAGAGCAGACCTGTCGTGGAAGTCCAGCGGCGTTCACAAGTCAGACATCTTGGCTGTGTGTCAGTGCTCTGCTCTGGGGGTCGTTGCCACGGCGAGCCATGATGGAGAGGTTGTTATCTGGAGGCTGGAGACGCAAGGACCAGTGCTTCACCTACAGAGACCGACACAGAGAGG AGTGGTGCCCCCTGTGGACAGCCTCTTGTTCCTGCAACATCGGGCTGTCAACAGAAAGTTGAGAAACAGAGGTGTCCTGGTCTCATCTCAGGCTGGCTTTCTCTGCTTTTGGAGCATCACTGGACAGACGCACACGTATG GCCAGTTCTATGCTCTGGAGCAGCCAGGTGAGCGTGTGCTGAGCCTGAGCTCAGATCAGCCTAAAAACACCATCCTGGTCTCTGGAGACACAACGGGCTGGCTTCAGATCTGGGACATCTGTCACTATGCACTGGACGTCCAGCACGAG CCAGATTGTGAGCGGCCTCCTCTGCTGCAGTATTGGAAGGCTCATGAGAGAGCGTTAGTAAGTGTGGAAGTCCTGGAGATTGCAGACAGATTGTTTGTCCTCACAGCCTCAGCCGACGGCTCTGCTAGACTGTGGACAAAGGACGGAGATCATGTGGGTTCTTTCGGGCAGGAAGTGATGTGGAATATCACTGAGCCAGCTACTTACCAGAG GAAGACGCAAAAGAAACTGACAGAAGACACGGGGGAGATAACTGAAAGTGACGAAACAGGGCTCAGCAAGGCCAAAAGTCAAGTACCTAGCCCCACCAACAGGGGTCAAACTTCAGAGGAAGAATGCTGTTCTGAAGGCAATCATTTATTGCAAACAG CTTCATCCGCCAGCCCAGCAGAGAATGACCATGAGCAACCTCAGCAACCCATG tatctgTGTGAGGACTTTTGA
- the LOC144536477 gene encoding cilia- and flagella-associated protein 337 isoform X2 has translation MSKGRSGRNRGGNEERGMKLEEFREVLRSVVGPDVEDTWVERFFSEVDISCSGQVKWKQLCSYLLLEYTERERASIPRAAPLDSQPQIRHCSHNKREPTVRVVAVSHPPPLRYISVSKGGQITVWNSSLHILKTLGLAGDPTEQVANTRRFRGWTTDAVYMGNVHKVAIATDCRDLHFVNVAMGSVFEDVHLFGFRSVPSALCYWHDVQCPERPSLLLLGDEKGGVHLMWFLNPSKGLFKNPSKAENGPQRIFFPDLGEHSNMVSYRHIPNIHQEPINRVMFEPSANVIMTSSESDTSSVVFINVTLKQEPYVWSFKQGAKCFDYNASLQLMVTGGCDRAVRLWTRFVTTRPIATLLGHCTTVLDVAIYQPVGQIFSYSRDAELRVWDISSHHCLKTICLQFPCQQPGRIPEHGNFPFLLLSPPLPEHTQSHLVVGCKDYLALLNLAETRRGGGGWLTDEGKETGPNIQSGPALSCALYNSALRQVATGHADSSVSLWDVESGKRHLQILNAHGEDELTCMTLDSSHRRLITGARNGTIKVWNLLNGLNLHKLEPITNSEVTGLTCLHNNQLLAVGWSQRVAQYDIAAAKDLYVRADLSWKSSGVHKSDILAVCQCSALGVVATASHDGEVVIWRLETQGPVLHLQRPTQRGVVPPVDSLLFLQHRAVNRKLRNRGVLVSSQAGFLCFWSITGQTHTYGQFYALEQPGERVLSLSSDQPKNTILVSGDTTGWLQIWDICHYALDVQHEPDCERPPLLQYWKAHERALVSVEVLEIADRLFVLTASADGSARLWTKDGDHVGSFGQEVMWNITEPATYQRKTQKKLTEDTGEITESDETGLSKAKSQVPSPTNRGQTSEEECCSEGNHLLQTASSASPAENDHEQPQQPMYLCEDF, from the exons ATGTCGAAAGGAAGGAGTGGAAGGAACAGAGGAGGAAATGAAGAGCGTGGAATGAAGTTGGAAGAGTTTCGGGAAGTTCTTAGGTCTGTGGTTGGTCCAGATGTTGAGGACACATGGGTTGAAAGGTTCTTCAGTGAG GTAGATATCAGCTGTTCCGGGCAGGTGAAGTGGAAGCAGCTGTGTTCCTACCTGCTTCTGGAGTACACTGAGAGAGAGCGCGCCTCCATTCCCAGAGCTGCTCCTCTGGACTCCCAGCCACAGATCAGACACTGCTCTCATAACAAG CGGGAGCCAACAGTGCGTGTGGTTGCTGTCTCccaccctcctccgctccgttATATTAGTGTCAGTAAGGGAGGTCAGATCACTGTCTGGAACAGCAGCCTACACATCCTTAAAACTCTAGGG CTTGCTGGAGACCCAACAGAGCAAGTTGCCAACACGAGGAGATTTAGAGGTTGGACCACTGATGCTGTCTACATGGGCAATGTCCACAAGGTTGCCATAGCAACTGACTGCAGGGACTTGCACTTTGTGAATGTCGCCATGGGCAGCGTATTTGAGGATGTCCACCTGTTTG GGTTCCGTAGTGTCCCGAGTGCACTTTGTTACTGGCATGATGTTCAG TGTCCAGAGCGACCTTCTCTGCTGCTACTGGGGGATGAAAAAGGAGGAGTCCACCTCATGTGGTTCCTGAATCCATCTAAAGGACTTTTCAAGAATCCATCCAAGGCAGAGAATGGCCCACAGAGGATCTTTTTCCCA GACCTCGGTGAACACAGCAACATGGTGTCCTACCGTCACATCCCTAACATCCACCAGGAACCAATCAACAGAGTGATGTTTGAGCCCAGCGCCAATGTCATCATGACATCATCAGAAAGTGACACAAGCTCTGTGGTTTTTATTAATGTGACACTAAAGCAGGAGCCTTATGTGTGGTCATTTAAGCAG GGGGCTAAATGTTTTGACTACAATGCCTCTCTGCAGTTGATGGTCACAGGAGGTTGTGACCGAGCAGTCAGACTGTGGACTCGATTTGTGACCACACGTCCCATAGCTACGCTGCTGGGTCACTGCACCACTGTGTTGGATGTTGCAATCTACCAACCTGTTGGGCAGATCTTCAGCTACTCCAGAGATGCT GAGCTGAGGGTTTGGGACATTTCCAGCCATCACTGTCTGAAAACCATCTGCCTGCAGTTCCCATGCCAGCAGCCAGGTCGAATCCCAGAACACGGCAACTTCCCCTTCCTGTTGCTGAGCCCTCCTCTTCCTGAGCACACCCAGTCTCATTTAGTGGTGGGATGCAAAGATTACCTGGCACTGCTCAACCTGGCTGAAacgagaagaggaggaggcggaTGGTTGACAGATGAAGGAAAGGAAACTGGACCAAACATTCAAAGTGGTCCTGCCCTCTCCTGTGCTCTGTATAACTCCGCTCTGAGACAGGTGGCGACGGGACATGCCGActcatctgtgtctctgtgggaCGTGGAGTCGGGGAAGAGGCACCTTCAGATCTTAAACGCTCATGGAGAAGATGAGCTCACCTGCATGACACTAGACTCCTCCCACAGAAGACTGATCACTGGGGCTCGGAATGGCACTATTAAG GTGTGGAACTTACTAAACGGCCTTAACTTGCACAAACTGGAGCCCATCACCAACTCTGAGGTCACCGGGTTGACCTGTCTCCATAacaaccagctgctggctgtgggGTGGAGCCAGCGGGTCGCTCAGTACGACATCGCAGCTGCCAAG GATTTGTATGTAAGAGCAGACCTGTCGTGGAAGTCCAGCGGCGTTCACAAGTCAGACATCTTGGCTGTGTGTCAGTGCTCTGCTCTGGGGGTCGTTGCCACGGCGAGCCATGATGGAGAGGTTGTTATCTGGAGGCTGGAGACGCAAGGACCAGTGCTTCACCTACAGAGACCGACACAGAGAGG AGTGGTGCCCCCTGTGGACAGCCTCTTGTTCCTGCAACATCGGGCTGTCAACAGAAAGTTGAGAAACAGAGGTGTCCTGGTCTCATCTCAGGCTGGCTTTCTCTGCTTTTGGAGCATCACTGGACAGACGCACACGTATG GCCAGTTCTATGCTCTGGAGCAGCCAGGTGAGCGTGTGCTGAGCCTGAGCTCAGATCAGCCTAAAAACACCATCCTGGTCTCTGGAGACACAACGGGCTGGCTTCAGATCTGGGACATCTGTCACTATGCACTGGACGTCCAGCACGAG CCAGATTGTGAGCGGCCTCCTCTGCTGCAGTATTGGAAGGCTCATGAGAGAGCGTTAGTAAGTGTGGAAGTCCTGGAGATTGCAGACAGATTGTTTGTCCTCACAGCCTCAGCCGACGGCTCTGCTAGACTGTGGACAAAGGACGGAGATCATGTGGGTTCTTTCGGGCAGGAAGTGATGTGGAATATCACTGAGCCAGCTACTTACCAGAG GAAGACGCAAAAGAAACTGACAGAAGACACGGGGGAGATAACTGAAAGTGACGAAACAGGGCTCAGCAAGGCCAAAAGTCAAGTACCTAGCCCCACCAACAGGGGTCAAACTTCAGAGGAAGAATGCTGTTCTGAAGGCAATCATTTATTGCAAACAG CTTCATCCGCCAGCCCAGCAGAGAATGACCATGAGCAACCTCAGCAACCCATG tatctgTGTGAGGACTTTTGA